One Setaria viridis chromosome 5, Setaria_viridis_v4.0, whole genome shotgun sequence genomic region harbors:
- the LOC117859041 gene encoding paired amphipathic helix protein Sin3-like 5 — protein sequence MTTYSSFSNDRPVGDGRNSAAAEAAAAGGGGGAWPSPSAEDAMGFVQMVKEAFKDRQPDKYHLFLRVMDDFRSQRIGVAEVASTAAALFRDRPDLALSFNAFLPKGHRIQLGIDDLAAYFIRDMNLDDDDGGGDDGH from the exons ATGACGACCTACTCGTCGTTCTCCAATGATCG GCCAGTCGGAGACGGGCGGAATAGCGCGgccgccgaagccgccgccgccggaggaggaggaggagcgtggccgtcgccgtcggcggagGACGCGATGGGTTTCGTGCAGATGGTGAAGGAGGCGTTCAAGGACCGGCAGCCGGACAAGTACCACCTCTTCCTCCGCGTCATGGACGACTTCCGGAGCCAGCGGATTGGCGTCGCCGAGGtggcgtccaccgccgccgccctgttCCGGGACAGGCCCGACCTGGCGCTGAGTTTCAACGCCTTCCTGCCCAAGGGCCACAGGATCCAGCTCGGGATCGACGACCTCGCCGCCTACTTCATCCGGGACATGAACCtggatgacgacgacggcggcggcgatgatggCCACTGA